The Providencia rettgeri genome includes a window with the following:
- the php gene encoding Phosphotriesterase homology protein: protein MKGYIQTVTGPVKKEDMGLTLPHEHLFNDLSTVVDEPFYDFSHVLVDKKVSADIQWGLKHDPYCCCDNMDKKPIEDVIYEVNNFKELGGKTLVDATGSKAIGRDVHQLREVAIKTGINVVASSGLYIEKFEGDRLVNDIDAMAKMIDDELNVGIDGTDICAGMIGEIGVSPFFTDGEKNSLRAASVAQLANDHVSMNIHMPGWQRRGDEVLDILIKEMGVNPAKISLAHSDPSGKDFDYQRRMLDRGVWLEFDMIGLDISFPKEGVAPTVTETADAVCKLIEMGYGAQIVLSHDVFLKQMWAKNGGNGWGFVPNVFLSLLAKKGVDKSMINRLCIDNPANLLA, encoded by the coding sequence ATGAAAGGTTATATCCAAACGGTGACAGGGCCCGTTAAAAAAGAAGATATGGGACTGACATTACCACATGAACATCTGTTTAATGATTTATCAACGGTTGTCGATGAGCCATTTTATGACTTCTCACATGTGTTGGTTGATAAAAAAGTCAGTGCTGATATTCAATGGGGACTGAAGCACGACCCATATTGCTGCTGTGACAATATGGATAAAAAGCCAATCGAAGATGTGATTTATGAAGTCAATAATTTTAAGGAACTTGGTGGTAAAACATTGGTAGATGCTACAGGTTCCAAAGCGATTGGCCGTGATGTACATCAATTGCGCGAAGTTGCCATTAAAACGGGTATTAATGTGGTTGCTTCTTCTGGCCTGTATATTGAAAAGTTTGAAGGAGACCGGTTAGTCAATGATATCGATGCTATGGCTAAAATGATTGATGATGAGCTCAATGTAGGCATTGATGGAACGGATATTTGTGCAGGAATGATTGGTGAAATCGGGGTATCTCCTTTTTTTACTGATGGTGAAAAGAATAGCCTAAGAGCGGCATCAGTAGCGCAACTGGCTAATGACCATGTTTCAATGAATATTCATATGCCTGGTTGGCAACGTCGAGGAGATGAGGTTCTCGATATTTTAATCAAAGAAATGGGTGTTAATCCCGCTAAAATTTCATTGGCACACTCAGACCCGTCAGGTAAAGATTTTGACTATCAACGCCGTATGCTTGATAGAGGTGTTTGGCTTGAGTTTGACATGATTGGTCTAGATATTTCATTTCCAAAAGAAGGTGTTGCACCAACAGTAACAGAAACTGCGGATGCGGTTTGTAAACTGATTGAGATGGGGTATGGGGCACAAATCGTGTTGAGTCATGATGTTTTTCTCAAACAAATGTGGGCAAAAAATGGGGGTAATGGCTGGGGATTTGTACCCAATGTTTTTCTCTCGTTATTGGCCAAAAAAGGGGTGGATAAATCGATGATTAACCGCCTTTGTATTGATAACCCTGCAAACTTATTAGCATAG
- a CDS encoding Protein of uncharacterised function (DUF2946) codes for MAGHSMHSHQGMLMPENCDVSAPMNHMLMTGIGQSPMEDIACGYCQLLIHFPFLILFIAVVIRQLATLALFIPFERSVHIWLFRPWSLHLARAPPIS; via the coding sequence ATGGCAGGCCATTCGATGCACTCGCATCAAGGTATGCTGATGCCTGAAAATTGTGACGTTTCTGCACCAATGAATCACATGTTAATGACGGGGATTGGGCAATCTCCGATGGAAGACATTGCATGTGGTTACTGCCAATTATTGATCCACTTCCCATTTCTTATCTTATTTATTGCCGTAGTTATTCGGCAATTAGCGACACTGGCACTATTTATTCCTTTTGAACGTAGTGTTCACATTTGGTTATTTAGACCATGGTCATTACACCTTGCTCGAGCCCCGCCTATTTCCTGA
- a CDS encoding outer membrane receptor FepA has translation MNTHVFKVAPIATLVISAIFTASTLAKNEVNQSPISENSVMIVTAPVDSPLTITTSPRTPRQPVPASDGSDYLKTIPGFSQIRNGGTNGDPVFRGMFGSRLRILTNDSEMLGACPSRMDAPTSYISPENFDVLNMIKGPQTVLWGPGNSAGTIRFEREKPLFTEAGIKGNASALTASNERWDGNADISLGNETGYIRVIGNKSRSNDYKDGNGDKVPSKWDKWNADIAVGWTPDEYTLLELTAGKGDGEARYAGRGMDGSQFKRESLGLRFEKSNIGEVFDKIEANIYYNYADHIMDNYSLRSPLGGGMSGGHMGHGGHGMMNMPMKMRVDRETMGGRTMGTWLWKDYELRAGADMQTNKHRKNNNNSWKKDAQFQDYGVFSELTWHATEQGKVVSGARLDRVIVENNTEVGSSGRNTVMPAGFARYEHSLSGTPIMLYAGVGYTERFPDYWELFSPKLGPDGSNNVFDKLKTEKTTQLDIGAKYSHEDTNAWVSAYVGHVDDFILFRYSATNPRMSQVENVNALIMGGELGVAQKLSDEWKADASLAYSWGENRTDGKALPQMPPLESRFGLSWEKGDWTTTGLVRVVSRQNRVAINDGNVVGKDFSKSAGFTIFSLNTAYTINENMKLSAGVDNLFDKTYSEHLNLAGNSGFGYSSNVPVNEPGRNFWAKINVTF, from the coding sequence ATGAATACACACGTTTTTAAAGTGGCTCCTATTGCGACACTGGTAATTAGTGCGATTTTTACGGCATCAACATTAGCGAAAAATGAAGTTAATCAAAGCCCTATTTCTGAAAACTCAGTAATGATTGTGACGGCGCCTGTTGATTCGCCATTAACAATCACCACGTCGCCAAGGACACCAAGGCAGCCAGTCCCTGCAAGTGATGGTTCTGATTACCTCAAAACCATTCCTGGTTTTTCACAAATACGTAATGGTGGAACTAACGGTGATCCGGTTTTTCGTGGCATGTTCGGCTCTCGTTTGCGTATTTTAACTAATGATAGTGAAATGTTAGGTGCGTGTCCTTCTCGTATGGATGCGCCGACTTCTTATATTTCACCTGAAAACTTTGATGTACTGAATATGATTAAAGGCCCGCAAACTGTTTTATGGGGGCCAGGAAATTCTGCTGGAACAATCCGTTTTGAGCGCGAAAAGCCGCTATTTACTGAAGCGGGTATTAAAGGCAACGCAAGTGCCTTAACAGCATCTAATGAGCGTTGGGATGGCAATGCAGATATCAGTTTAGGTAATGAAACGGGGTATATTCGTGTCATTGGTAATAAATCACGTTCAAATGATTATAAAGATGGCAATGGTGATAAGGTTCCTTCGAAGTGGGATAAGTGGAATGCAGATATTGCTGTTGGCTGGACGCCTGATGAATACACATTATTAGAACTGACCGCCGGTAAAGGTGATGGGGAAGCTCGCTATGCGGGGAGAGGAATGGATGGGTCTCAATTTAAACGCGAAAGCTTAGGCTTGCGCTTTGAAAAGAGTAATATCGGCGAGGTATTTGATAAAATTGAGGCTAATATTTACTACAATTATGCCGACCATATTATGGATAACTACTCGCTTCGCTCTCCATTAGGCGGTGGAATGAGCGGTGGCCATATGGGGCATGGAGGCCACGGTATGATGAATATGCCAATGAAAATGCGTGTTGATCGCGAAACCATGGGTGGCCGTACCATGGGAACATGGTTGTGGAAAGATTATGAACTGCGTGCAGGGGCTGACATGCAGACTAATAAACATCGTAAAAACAATAATAATAGCTGGAAAAAAGATGCACAATTCCAAGACTATGGTGTTTTTAGTGAATTAACTTGGCATGCGACTGAACAAGGCAAAGTGGTCAGTGGAGCTCGTTTAGATCGCGTGATAGTTGAAAATAATACAGAAGTAGGTTCTTCAGGGCGTAATACGGTGATGCCAGCGGGCTTTGCGCGTTATGAGCATTCATTATCTGGCACGCCTATTATGCTATATGCAGGTGTCGGCTATACCGAACGCTTTCCGGATTATTGGGAGCTGTTCTCGCCTAAACTCGGCCCAGATGGTAGCAATAATGTGTTTGATAAGCTAAAAACAGAAAAAACGACTCAGTTAGATATTGGTGCTAAATATAGTCATGAAGATACCAATGCCTGGGTTTCTGCTTATGTGGGGCATGTTGATGACTTTATTCTCTTCCGCTATAGCGCAACAAACCCAAGAATGAGTCAGGTTGAAAATGTGAATGCGTTAATCATGGGGGGCGAGCTCGGTGTAGCACAAAAACTCAGTGATGAATGGAAAGCAGATGCAAGCCTGGCTTATTCGTGGGGAGAAAATCGCACAGATGGAAAGGCATTACCGCAGATGCCACCGTTGGAAAGCCGTTTTGGCTTATCATGGGAAAAAGGCGATTGGACCACGACAGGTTTAGTACGCGTTGTTAGCCGCCAAAATCGCGTTGCTATAAACGATGGTAATGTGGTGGGTAAAGACTTTAGTAAAAGTGCAGGTTTTACGATTTTTTCATTAAATACAGCATATACAATTAATGAAAACATGAAGTTAAGCGCAGGCGTTGATAACCTGTTCGACAAAACCTACAGTGAGCACCTTAACTTAGCTGGAAATAGCGGTTTTGGTTATTCATCCAATGTGCCAGTAAATGAACCAGGAAGAAATTTCTGGGCAAAAATTAATGTGACATTTTAA